The following DNA comes from Campylobacter concisus ATCC 51562.
TGCTGCATAATGCCCTTTGCCTTTTTGCACTCACCAAGCTTAAAATATCCCCACGCTAGCGAATCCTCATAATAAGGCGACTCAGGCGAGATGGCAAGTGCCTTTTGCACAAGCTCTATGCCTTTTCTGGGATCGATGTCATGGTCTATCAGCAAGTAGCCATAATAGTTAAAAAACATATCATTTTCTAGCTTTGGCACGCTAGCTTCAAATTTATCTAAAATTTCAGCCATTTTTTGTTCATTCAAACTATCTTTATTCATCTCGTATTCGTAAATCGCGGCTTTTGCTAAAAAATTTAAATCCCTGCTATCGTTATAAATTTTAACAGCAAGTATGTATGCGTCACCAAAATTACTAGTCGCCGCATAAAGATCCATAAGTGCCACATCGTTGTAGCTATATTTTTTTAAAATTTCAATTGCTGCTTTGTAATTTTTATCATAGATAAAAAACTGCACGATCTTATCAATATACGAAGTGTCGTGACTTAGCTCATAGAGCTCCTCAAAGAGTTCGATCACCTTTGGGAAATTTCTTTGCTGGGAGTAAATTTCAGCCAAAAGCTCGCAAGTCTTTAGCGTGCAGCCTTGTTCATCTCTAAATTTTTCAAGATATTTTGTAGCGTCTTTTATCTTATCCATGCGATTTATCAAAATATCAACAATACGGAGCAAATTTTCTTCTTCTTGCTTTAGTGAGTATGCCTCTTCAAAGTATTTTAGAGCAGTCGTTGTTTCATTTTGCATCATACAAATTGTGCCAAGCATGAGTAAATTTTGAGCATTTGGTTCTTTTGTAGCAAGCTCTTGCATTAAGCTTTTAGCCTCATTTAGCTTTGAAAGATTTACTAAATTTGCCACCTTTATACGGATAAAATCGCTGTCGTCTTTTAAGCTTTTTTCGCCTTCATTTATCAAAGCGTCTAAATTTTCATTTTTTGTAGCAAAGGCGAGTTTGATCGCCTCTTTTAAATAAGCTTTTTGATTTGTATCTTTAAAAATGTTTGAGTAAGCTTGAATGCTAGCATTCACATCTCCGCTATCTTGAAACAATAAAGCCTGCATTAGACGTAAATTTATACTTTTATTATCGTCAGCCAAAAGTAGTTGCGAGTTAAAAAATACGCTCATAAAAAATACTAAAATTTTACGCCAATGCATTCTGCTTTTAGCTCCTTTAAATTTTTTTTAAAATAATTCCAAAATGGAAAAGTCCTACATTGCTGTGGCCTTAGCTCATAAACCGAGCAGTTTTTATTTTTTTCATCAAAAAATACACAAGCAAAGCCATCTTCATAAGGCTTCTCTTTTATGCTACACCTTAGCCCAACTCTTATTAAAAACTGCTTTTCAAACTCATCTTTACTCATATGAAATGCGGTGCAAAATTTTGAAATTTCTTCTTCATTTATCCAAATGTAGCCACTCTCTCCCGTGCAACACTTACCGCCACAGCTCTCGCAAAAGCTGGCATCAAACTCATAGCTAAAGCCTTGCACTCTCACGCTAGCTCCTGATAATCAACGCTCTTTGTATCAGCTTTTTTAAAAATTTCAATCGCCTCTTTTGTATGCGAGCCATTTTCACTCATCACTAAAGGCGGCAAAATTTTTAGCTTTGAGTTTGAATTATTTCTCACCTCAAACAAGGCTAAATTTGCTGGTTTATCAGCCTTTGTATGAATAAATTTTAGGCTTACTAAATTTAGCTTAAACTCTTTTAGACACGCTACAATCTGACTAAGATCATCAGGTGCGTAGCAAAAAAATGCCCTTTTGTGAGGCTTTAAATTTATACTTATGCCTTTTATAAAGTCTTTTAAACTTAAAGAGCTTGTGTATCTACTAGCCTTTATATGCTCATCTTCGCTTTGTTTCGCACCCTCGTGATAAAATGGCGGATTTGATACGATGAGGTCAAATTTCTCACTATCTTTAAAATCTGCAAAATTAGCATTTATAATTTCTGCCTCCAAGCCGTTCTTACTGGCATTAAATTTAGAAATTTCACCATTTATTTGTAAGATATCAAGCAAGCTTAGGCTGGAATTTTTAAAGTCACGTTTAAGCAAAAGCCCAAGTATCCCGCACCCTGCGCCAACGTCTAAAATTCTGCCTGAAAAATTTTTCAAACTTGAGCTTATAAAATCATAAAGTACCAGCGTATCGCTATTGTAGCGATAGCCACTTTTTAGCTGAGCCAAGATCATCTATAAACCTTGATGATAAAGCCACGCGTGATATCTTTTACGATCACTTCGGAGCTAAAGCTGATCCTTGCAAAATCGCCAAATTCTTCTTTTATAAGCTCAGCTGCTGCCTTTGCGCGCTCTTTGCCAACGCCGTAATTTACATAGTTATTTAGTCTGCCAAGATCGTCTTTTTTGATGCTTTGAGCCACATTTGACGGGATGACAAAATTTTTCTTATCTACGATCGGAATTATCTCATAAAGGTAGTTTGAGTTAAATCTTTGCAAAAATTCGCTCACTCTATTCTTACACATCACGCTAATCTTATCTTTTGCGTCCATGTCATCACACTCAAGGCTGGAGATCAAAACTAGCTTTGTTGGCGTCTCTGGCTTAGTTGTCGCTTGCAAGATATTTTTTAAATTCACATTTTCATTTTCAAGCTCATCTTGTCTATTTAAATTTTGTTCGATATCTTTTTGAAGTTCGATGATCTTGGCATTTACCGGACTTCCTTTTACGCTAGATGAGCTAAGTTCGTTTATTTTAGAATTTAACCTCTCAATCGTCTTATTACTCTCGTTTAACTTATGTTTTGCACTCTCTAGCTCATTTTGTAAGCTTAGTAAATTTTTACCGCCACTTTTATTGCTATCAGCAAAAAGAGCTGATGTATCAGCTATCTTTTTTTGCAAAATATTTATTTGCTGACGCAAAATTTCATAATTTTGCATATCGATCTTTAGCGTCCTTTTTTGAGCTTCTAGCTCACTTTGCTTTGCTGCTAGCATTTGGCTTGTTTGCGTGAGATTATTTTCCAGCTCTTTTATTTTTTCATCTTTTAAGTTTATCTTTGCACTTAAATTTTTAAACTCGCCGTCATTTAACCCAAGCTTTTGGGTCTGCAAAGAGATAGTTTGATTTTGCTCAAACAAAGTTTTTAAAAATTTATTCGTCTTTGTATCAAGCGTCTTTAGCTCATCTCGTGCATTTTTAAGACTTTCTTCACTTAAATTTAGCTTTTTATTTAGCTCACTTAAACTTGTATTTGCATCTAAATTTTGCTTCTCTAGCTTTTTATTTATCAAATTTACCCGTTCAAGCTCTTTTTTAAGCGAGCTTATATTTTCATTTGCGAGTTTATTTTCCTGCTCGCTTTTAAGATTTTTTTCTTTTAAATCATTAAAACTTTTATGAAGTGCCGCAAGAGAGGCATTTAGTTCTAAATTTTTACCATTATAGTTTTCAACTGCCAAATCTTTTGAGTTTAAATTTTTCTTTATCTCATCAAGTTCATAAATTCTGTCTTTTAAGGCAGTCTTGCTTGACTCAAGAGCCTCCTCAAGATCAATTATCTTATTTGCCTTTTTTGAAAGCTCATCCTCCATAACGCTTTTTTGCGTCTCAAAGCCATCAGTTAGTGCATTTATCTCTTTTTCATAGCTAAATTTTTGTGTCTTAGTGTCACTCTTTGCTCGCTCAATCTCCTCTTTTAAAAGCAAAATTTCTTTTTTTTCGTTTTTATCTTTTTCATTTTGAGTATTTTCATACTCTTTTATTAGTGCGTCTTTTTGAGTCAGTGTCGTATTTAGCTCTATATTTTGCTCTTTTAAAGCTGTGTAATTTGCCTCAGCTGCCTCTTTAAATTTAGCAAAATTTGCTTCGATATCTTTTACCTTACTTTCATCGCCATTTTTTGCCTCATTTATCGCATTTTCAAGGTCTATTATCTTTTTTTCATAGGCTTTTGAGCTCTCTATCATATCAGCTTGAGCTTCATTTAGTCGTTTTGTGAGAGTTTGTATATTTTCAAAGTGTTGCGCTTCAAGCTCGCCTAGCGTCTTTTGATTTTTCTCAACTATCTCATTTTTTTCATTTTCGATATTTTTTTTCATCTCTGAAATTTTGCTTATAAAGTCTAAATTTTTCTCGCTGATATCGACATTATCAGTAGCTAAAATTTTATTTTTTTTACTTAGCTCACGAACTTGTTCTTGAAGTTCGTTTACATCATTTGATAAATTTTGATCGTTCGTTTCAGTAAAATTTTGGATATAGCTTTTTGGAGTTATATATCCGCCATATTCGTAAAGATCGTCTTTGCTGATGTATTTTTGTCTCTCTTCTTCTGGCAAATTATCAAAATTTATAGAATAAATCGTTTGATTAGTATCTTTTGGCGCTTCATCTTCTTTTGGAGATTTAAAAAACGATAGGCAAAAGCCAACTATAAAACAAAAAATAGCTAGTAAAATTTTATTTATCAAGCTTATGCCTTGCCCTTTAAAATGTCTTTTATGACGTGATGAGCGTGATTTAGAGCAACGACTATTGAGCCACCATTTTTTAGTACTATATCACCGCCCACATAAAGTCCTGGCACGCTACTTTGGTAGTTACTATCAACTATTGGAGTACCTTTTTCATCAATTTTTATCTGACATTTTTGTAAAAAATCAACCGGACTTGAGCCGCCTATTGCATAGACAACTCTGTCATAAACGCGAATTTTGCCATTTTCGTAATGCACTCTAACCTTGCCTGATTCGTTATCTATCTCTTTTATATCGTGATTTAGTCTAACTTTTATCTTACCGTGCTTTTCTAGCTCCCAAAGTGCGCTTAAATTTGTCTCATTTACGCGACTAAAATTATCTTTTCTATAAGCGATTGTGGTTTTATTGTATTGGCAAAGCTCGATCGCATACTCAACTGCTGAGTTTCCGCCACCTACAACAAGCACCTTTTCGCCGTTTGTACAGCTATCAAGATTAAAATTTACAACTGCGTTTAGTGAAGGCGGGATTTTATAATCAGGCTTATTTGGTCGTCCCATTTTGCCAATTGATATCATCACATTTTTAGCTTCATAGACGGCTTTTGAGGTAGTTACTTTAAAAATTTCTCTATCTTTTTTCACGTTCTCTACTTCAGAATTAAAAAAAGCTTCAATCTTTTCAGTATCAAGCAGCTTGTCAAAATAATCAAGCGTGCTCTCTTTCGTGCCATCCTCAAATGAAACTACACCATGTATCGTGCTATCTTGCCCTTTATACTCTTTATCTACGCGTTTATTATCTTTATAAAATTTTCTTATCGTTTGGCTGTGATTATCACCTTTTTCAAGAAGCAAAACATTGTTTAAGCCATTTCTTTTTGCCTCAACTACGCTAGCAATTCCACAGGGTCCGCCACCAACAACAATTAGATCATAAACATTTACCATCTTTTTCTCCAAATTTTATAATTTTAAGCTTTTTTAACTAGATCAGCCATCAAAAATGCAAGCTCAAGTGCCTGATCAGCATTTAGCCTTGGGTCACATTGTGTTTCATACCTTTGCTCAAGCGAACTTTCAGTGATATTTAATGCCCCACCCGTACACTCAGTCACGTCTTGGCCTGTCATCTCAAGATGTACGCCGCCAGCCCTTGTGCCCTCAGCTTTGTGAATTTCAAAAAAGCTTCTAACTTCGCTTATTATCTTGTCAAATTCTCTGGTTTTGTAGTTATTTGAGGTTTTTACGGTGTTGCCATGCATCGGATCGATACTATAAACGATATTTAACCCTTCTCGCTTTAGCTCTCTTAAAATTTTTGGTAAATTTTCGCCTATCTTATCAGCGCCCATTCTGATTATCGCATTTAGTCTACCAGCTTCATTTTCTGGATTTAGCTTATTTGCAAGCGCGACGACATCTTCAGCCTTTGCACTTGGTCCGATCTTTACGCCGATAGGATTTTTCACACCACTTAAAAAATGTACGTGAGCGTCATTTATACCACGCGTTCTTTCACCTATCCAAAGCATATGAGCCGAGCAGTCGTACCACTCACCGCTAAGACTATCAACTCTAGTTAAAGCCTCTTCATAAGGTAGTAAAAGTGCCTCGTGAGATGTATAAACCGCGGTTTGATTTATGACTGGCGTATTTGCTGAAGTGATGCCACAAGCTGCCATAAATGAAAGCGTCTTTGTTAATTCATCAGCTAGTTTTGCGTATTTCTCGCCGATCTCTGGCTTTTTAACAAAGCCCAAATTCCACTTATGCACTTGATGAAGGTCGGCCAAACCGCCTCTTGAAAAGGCTCTAAGTAAGTTCATCGTAGATGCACTTTGATAATACGCCTCGATCATGCGTTTTGGATCAGGCACTCTTGCCTTTTCGTCAAATTCAAAGCCATTTATGATGTCGCCTCTATAGCTTGGAAGCTTAACGCCATTTACCTCTTCAAAATCGCTACTTCTAGGCTTTGCAAACTGCCCTGCCACGCGGCCCACTTTGACCACTGGATAGCCACCAGCAAAGGTTAAAACTATCGCCATTTGAAGTAAAACCTTAAACATATCTCTGATGTTGTTTGCATTAAAATTTGTAAAGCTCTCAGCGCAGTCGCCACCTTGAAGCAAAAATGCCTCGCCATTGCAAACTTTTGCAAGTTCTTCTTTTAAACTTCTAGCCTCGCCAGCAAAGACCAAAGGAGGAAGCGATTTTAATTTTTCTTCGACCTCTTTAAGCTCTTTTAAATCTGGGTATTTTGGTTGTTGCAAGATATTAAATTCTCTCCAGCTATCGCGGTTCCAAGTCATTTATTTTCCTATCTTTTTTGCCTTAAATTAGACGCTGATTATATCACGGCAAACTTAAAAAATAAAAGCCATTAATGGGTTATTAAAGATATTTTGCATACAATCGCTACTTTAAATTTACCCAGAAAAAGAAAAGATTTTTTTCATGATAAAAGGCATATTTTATTCGCTTTTGGCATCTGTTTTGTTTAACTGCATCTACTACATGTCAGTACTCATGAACCCCATCAGCACGCAAGCTCTTGTTGGATACCGCATGATCTTTGCCATGCCTTTTGTCATCGCAGCCATTTTTTTGTTAAAACAGCAGCGAAATTTCAAATTTTTACTTCTAAAAATAAAGCTAAAACCTAAAATTTTACTAGTTTTACTAGCTACCTCGCTCATTGTCTCATTTCAGATGTGGCTCTATCTCTGGGCTCCAAGCAACGGATCAGCGCTAAAAGTCTCTATCGGCTACCTCATCATGCCAATAGTCATGGTCCTTTTTGGACGGATATTTTTTAAAGAGCACCTCTCTAAAACAAAGCTAGCCTCGATATTTTTTGCAGCCCTTGGCGTCTTTAGCACAGCTATACTAAGCGGCGGCATCTCGTGGGAGAGCGCTGTAGTTTTTTGCCTTTATCCAGTCTATTTTGCCATTAGAAAGTACTACAACCTTGCAAATTTCTCAAGCTTTGTTATAGAGATAATTTTTATGTTTTTATTCTCATTTTATTTTGCGCTCACAGCCGATATGAACTACGTGATGAGCCAAAATCCAAACATCTACTATCTGCTCATCTTGCTTGGTGCTATCAGCGGCATAGCCCTCATCGCCCAGATCCTCTCAAGCACGCTCGTGCCGATAAATGTACTAGGTTTGCTTACATATTTTGAGCCTATAATGATGCTTTTTGTCTCATTTGCTATCGGCGAGAGACTGGAGAAAAGCTCATACTTTTTAATGATCTGCCTAGCCATCTCGGTCACACTTTTGATGATAGATAGTATAAATTCTATAAAAGGCGACAAAAATACCAAGACTAAATGAGAGCCAAAAAGGCGTTATTCTCGCGCTTAGCGCCTTTTTTATGTGGGGGTTTTTGGCGGTTTATTTCAACCTCTTTAGTAAAGATGTCGATGCTTATGAAATTTTAGCTCATAGGGTCACTTGGTCATTTTTCTTAATGGCTGGAGTGCTTTATTTTAGTGGCAAAATTGGCGAAATTTTTGCTTTACTTAAAGATATTCGTTCGCTAAAAATCCTATTTTTGAGTGGCATATTTATCACTACAAACTGGGGCGTTTATGTCTATGCAGTTAGCAATGGCAAAATTTTGGACACAAGCTTGGGCTATTTTATAAATCCACTAATAAGCATGCTCCTTGGTGTTATCATCTTTAAAGAAAGGCTAAATAAAAGCGGAATTTTAGCCATTTGCATAGTCGTTTTAGCCATTAGCATACAAATTTATGCCCAAGGCGGATTGCCATTAGTTTCCATTATCTTGCCACTTTCATTTGGATTTTACGCAGCAGTTAGAAAGATGGCAAAGATTAGCGCATTTAACGGGCTTTTTATAGAGACATTTTTTATGTTCCCATTTGCACTTGCCTACGTTTTTTACATAGCATTTTTGGGCAAAAGCCACTTTGGACTAAACGAAGACTCGATTTTAATGATCGCTTCAAGCATCGTAACTATCGTGCCGCTTGTCGCTTTTAACGCAGCGGCAACAAGGATAAATTTAACAACGATTGGCTACTTGCAATACATCTCGCCGACCATCGCGATCCTTTGTGCGGTCTTCATTTACGGCGAAAATTTAGACGGCTACAAGGTCATCTCGTTTTGTATGATCTGGCTGGCACTTGCGATAATTAGCATAGATAAATTTAGAAAAAGGAGTAAAAATGAATAATGTGACGATTTATTTGCTACTTGCGTTTTTTGCAGCGCTTATTTTATATTTTCAGATACAAAAACTAACTAGAAAGCTCGACGAAGAGGGGGCGGTGCCAGCCTATCAAAAGGCCACACAAGAGGTTTTAGAAAATTTAAGCAATGCTGAAAAATATCCAAAATTTTGCAATGTAATATTTAAAAAAATAAACGCCTTAAGGCAAGATATTTTATTTGAAGATGCGTTAAATAGTGAGTCTGAAAAAGATAAAGCATTAGATGCCTTAGAGCAAATAAGAGAAAAACTGGAAACTTTATCAAAGCAAGAGAATTTAAGCTGGGAGAGTGAGCTCTTTGCGATCTTGGACGAGCTTGATGGCTTTGTAAGGGCAAATTTCAAAAACGGCGAAGATAGAGCCGAAGAGCTAAGAGAGGAGCTAAAGAGAGAATTTGATGAGTTGTGATGATTTTTGCTTAAATAGAATTATTTTTAAAAAGTTTTAAGACACAAATATAAAAAATCAATTGTACTATAATGCAAAAAATTTTATAAGGAAAAGCATGGAAGCCGATATCAAGAATATCTTAAAAATACTTGATAAAAAATTAAAAATCCCAAGCTATCAACGTCCGTATACATGGAGTACTAAATCGGCTCTTGAGCTTTTTAATGATATTTTTAAAGAATACGAAAATAACAAAAACGAGTACCATATAGGCTCTGTTATATTGCATCAAGAAGCTGAAAATTATAATATTGTCGATGGGCAACAAAGACTTACTACGCTTACAATACTACTAAAATTACTAGGAAAAGAAAATTTGAATTTATTGAAGCAAACTTTTAACCCTCTCTCTTATAACAGTATTACAAACAATCATAAAATTTTAAAGCAAAGAGTGGAGCTATTAAGCGATGACGCAAAGGTAAAATTTAAAAATTTTATCTTAAAAAAATGTACCATGGTTGAAATCGTTGTAGATAATCAACCAGATGCATTTAACTACTTTGACTCTCAAAACACCAGAGGTAAAGCATTGGAGGTGCACGATCTACTAAAAGCGTATCATCTAAGGCACATGGCTGATACCGACGAGAATAAAAAAGTACAGATAATATCAGCTTGGGAAAACGAAAATAGCAATGATATAAAAGAAATTTTTAGCGATTTTTTGTTTCCTATTATTAGATGGCAGCGAGGTGAGTGTGGACTGGGCTACTCTAAAGACCACATAGATACTTTTAAGGGCGTAGATTGTGCATCGTCTTATAATGTAACGAGATACAACAAAGCAGCGATAAAGTTTTTAGAAAAAAGTGATAATTTTGCCTATTTTTTTAATTCACAAAAAAGTAGTAAATTTTTACTCACACAAGATTTATTAAGCGGAGAGTATTTTTTCAACTACACGGCTCACTATCTCGATCTTTGCCGTAAAGTAGATAACCTTATAAGGGGCAAATATAATGATAAGC
Coding sequences within:
- a CDS encoding DUF262 domain-containing protein: MEADIKNILKILDKKLKIPSYQRPYTWSTKSALELFNDIFKEYENNKNEYHIGSVILHQEAENYNIVDGQQRLTTLTILLKLLGKENLNLLKQTFNPLSYNSITNNHKILKQRVELLSDDAKVKFKNFILKKCTMVEIVVDNQPDAFNYFDSQNTRGKALEVHDLLKAYHLRHMADTDENKKVQIISAWENENSNDIKEIFSDFLFPIIRWQRGECGLGYSKDHIDTFKGVDCASSYNVTRYNKAAIKFLEKSDNFAYFFNSQKSSKFLLTQDLLSGEYFFNYTAHYLDLCRKVDNLIRGKYNDKLTPRYKTGDKYTVRLFTCLIIAFVDRFGFDELSKNVCAFFYRYVYTLRLVKQSVYLESINKYALGNQDENNGLNLFEKISHMRSPDEIYGITLESIVLRNVVVGKEEGAGYDGIMKEMGIKE
- a CDS encoding tRNA1(Val) (adenine(37)-N6)-methyltransferase: MILAQLKSGYRYNSDTLVLYDFISSSLKNFSGRILDVGAGCGILGLLLKRDFKNSSLSLLDILQINGEISKFNASKNGLEAEIINANFADFKDSEKFDLIVSNPPFYHEGAKQSEDEHIKASRYTSSLSLKDFIKGISINLKPHKRAFFCYAPDDLSQIVACLKEFKLNLVSLKFIHTKADKPANLALFEVRNNSNSKLKILPPLVMSENGSHTKEAIEIFKKADTKSVDYQELA
- a CDS encoding class II 3-deoxy-7-phosphoheptulonate synthase, which codes for MTWNRDSWREFNILQQPKYPDLKELKEVEEKLKSLPPLVFAGEARSLKEELAKVCNGEAFLLQGGDCAESFTNFNANNIRDMFKVLLQMAIVLTFAGGYPVVKVGRVAGQFAKPRSSDFEEVNGVKLPSYRGDIINGFEFDEKARVPDPKRMIEAYYQSASTMNLLRAFSRGGLADLHQVHKWNLGFVKKPEIGEKYAKLADELTKTLSFMAACGITSANTPVINQTAVYTSHEALLLPYEEALTRVDSLSGEWYDCSAHMLWIGERTRGINDAHVHFLSGVKNPIGVKIGPSAKAEDVVALANKLNPENEAGRLNAIIRMGADKIGENLPKILRELKREGLNIVYSIDPMHGNTVKTSNNYKTREFDKIISEVRSFFEIHKAEGTRAGGVHLEMTGQDVTECTGGALNITESSLEQRYETQCDPRLNADQALELAFLMADLVKKA
- the rarD gene encoding EamA family transporter RarD; its protein translation is MIKGIFYSLLASVLFNCIYYMSVLMNPISTQALVGYRMIFAMPFVIAAIFLLKQQRNFKFLLLKIKLKPKILLVLLATSLIVSFQMWLYLWAPSNGSALKVSIGYLIMPIVMVLFGRIFFKEHLSKTKLASIFFAALGVFSTAILSGGISWESAVVFCLYPVYFAIRKYYNLANFSSFVIEIIFMFLFSFYFALTADMNYVMSQNPNIYYLLILLGAISGIALIAQILSSTLVPINVLGLLTYFEPIMMLFVSFAIGERLEKSSYFLMICLAISVTLLMIDSINSIKGDKNTKTK
- a CDS encoding tetratricopeptide repeat protein, whose translation is MHWRKILVFFMSVFFNSQLLLADDNKSINLRLMQALLFQDSGDVNASIQAYSNIFKDTNQKAYLKEAIKLAFATKNENLDALINEGEKSLKDDSDFIRIKVANLVNLSKLNEAKSLMQELATKEPNAQNLLMLGTICMMQNETTTALKYFEEAYSLKQEEENLLRIVDILINRMDKIKDATKYLEKFRDEQGCTLKTCELLAEIYSQQRNFPKVIELFEELYELSHDTSYIDKIVQFFIYDKNYKAAIEILKKYSYNDVALMDLYAATSNFGDAYILAVKIYNDSRDLNFLAKAAIYEYEMNKDSLNEQKMAEILDKFEASVPKLENDMFFNYYGYLLIDHDIDPRKGIELVQKALAISPESPYYEDSLAWGYFKLGECKKAKGIMQHAMKDVDFKASKEAKEHLHLIERCIINLNKRLKK
- a CDS encoding YkgJ family cysteine cluster protein; this encodes MRVQGFSYEFDASFCESCGGKCCTGESGYIWINEEEISKFCTAFHMSKDEFEKQFLIRVGLRCSIKEKPYEDGFACVFFDEKNKNCSVYELRPQQCRTFPFWNYFKKNLKELKAECIGVKF
- the rarD gene encoding EamA family transporter RarD, with the protein product MLALSAFFMWGFLAVYFNLFSKDVDAYEILAHRVTWSFFLMAGVLYFSGKIGEIFALLKDIRSLKILFLSGIFITTNWGVYVYAVSNGKILDTSLGYFINPLISMLLGVIIFKERLNKSGILAICIVVLAISIQIYAQGGLPLVSIILPLSFGFYAAVRKMAKISAFNGLFIETFFMFPFALAYVFYIAFLGKSHFGLNEDSILMIASSIVTIVPLVAFNAAATRINLTTIGYLQYISPTIAILCAVFIYGENLDGYKVISFCMIWLALAIISIDKFRKRSKNE
- a CDS encoding NAD(P)/FAD-dependent oxidoreductase, whose translation is MVNVYDLIVVGGGPCGIASVVEAKRNGLNNVLLLEKGDNHSQTIRKFYKDNKRVDKEYKGQDSTIHGVVSFEDGTKESTLDYFDKLLDTEKIEAFFNSEVENVKKDREIFKVTTSKAVYEAKNVMISIGKMGRPNKPDYKIPPSLNAVVNFNLDSCTNGEKVLVVGGGNSAVEYAIELCQYNKTTIAYRKDNFSRVNETNLSALWELEKHGKIKVRLNHDIKEIDNESGKVRVHYENGKIRVYDRVVYAIGGSSPVDFLQKCQIKIDEKGTPIVDSNYQSSVPGLYVGGDIVLKNGGSIVVALNHAHHVIKDILKGKA